Proteins found in one Quercus robur chromosome 2, dhQueRobu3.1, whole genome shotgun sequence genomic segment:
- the LOC126714032 gene encoding probable metal-nicotianamine transporter YSL7 — protein sequence MNRRKEDDPEEAAAKESLSIEQIFASKEVPPWQKQVTIRALVVSFVLSILFTFIVMKLNLTTGIIPSLNVSAGLLGFFFIKTWTKLVQKSGMLKQPFTRQENTVIQTCVVASSGIAFSGGFGSYLFGMSEVVAKQSSEATSAKDIKNPALGWIIGFIFVVSFLGLFSVVPLRKIMIIDFKLTYPSGTATAHLINSFHTPQGAKLAKKQVRALGKFFSFSFLWGFFQWFFTAGDDCGFVSFPTFGLKAYENKFYFDFSATYVGVGMICPYLINISLLVGAILSWGIMWPLIDNKKGSWYSADLSPSSLHGLQGYKVFIAIAMILGDGLYNFLKVLSRTLLGLYKQLSKKDSGVVIPVAGNSSPQNTPSQSYDDQIRTQLFLKDQIPLWLAIAGYVTIAIISAATLPHIFHQLKWYYIVVIYIIAPPLAFCNAYGCGLTDWSLASTYGKLAIFTIGAWAGASQGGVLAGLAACGVMMNIVSTASDLMQDFKTGYMTLASPRSMFVSQIIGTAMGCVISPCVFWLFYKAFNGLGTPDSEYPAPFALVYRNMSILGVQGFSALPKHCLTLCYVFFIAAVVINGIRDAVGKKRASYIPLPMAMAIPFYLGSYFAIDMCVGSFILYVWGKLNKAKADAFGPAVASGLICGDGIWTLPSSILALAGVNPPICMKFLSRGTNVKVDGFLAS from the exons atgaACAGGAGAAAGGAGGATGATCCAGAAGAAGCAGCAGCCAAGGAGTCATTGTCCATAGAGCAAATCTTCGCTAGCAAAGAGGTGCCTCCATGGCAAAAGCAGGTGACTATAAGAGCCTTGGTGGTGAGCTTCGTGTTGTCTATTCTGTTCACCTTCATAGTGATGAAGCTGAACCTGACCACTGGGATTATACCGTCCCTCAACGTGTCTGCTGGGCTTTTGGGGTTCTTCTTCATCAAGACTTGGACCAAGTTGGTTCAGAAATCTGGGATGTTAAAGCAGCCCTTTACAAGGCAAGAGAACACTGTTATTCAGACCTGCGTTGTCGCCTCTTCTGGCATTGCTTTTAGCG GCGGCTTCGGTAGTTACCTCTTCGGAATGAGTGAAGTTGTTGCTAAACAATCTTCAGAAGCTACCAGTGCAAAAGATATTAAGAACCCAGCATTAGGATGGATAATTgggtttatttttgttgttagcTTTCTTGGCCTCTTCTCGGTGGTGCCTCTTCGAAAG ATTATGATCATAGACTTCAAATTGACATATCCAAGTGGCACTGCAACTGCCCATCTTATCAACAGCTTTCACACGCCTCAGGGTGCCAAGCTAGCAAA AAAACAAGTGAGAGCATTGGGCAAGTTCTTCTCCTTTAGCTTTCTTTGGGGTTTCTTCCAATGGTTCTTCACTGCAGGTGATGACTGTGGATTTGTAAGCTTCCCTACTTTTGGTCTCAAAGCCTATGAGAACAA GTTCTACTTTGATTTCTCAGCTACTTATGTTGGTGTTGGAATGATCTGTCCATATCTAATTAACATATCTCTACTTGTTGGAGCAATTCTTTCATGGGGTATCATGTGGCCTCTCATAGATAACAAAAAGGGCTCTTGGTACTCTGCAGATCTCAGCCCAAGTAGCCTACATGGCCTGCAAGGTTACAAG GTCTTCATAGCTATAGCCATGATCCTTGGTGATGGCCTCTACAATTTCCTTAAAGTCCTTAGTCGAACTCTATTGGGTTTGTATAAACAACTAAGTAAGAAAGACTCAGGTGTAGTTATCCCTGTAGCAGGTAACTCCTCCCCTCAGAATACTCCGTCACAGTCTTATGATGACCAAATTCGGACCCAACTATTTCTCAAGGACCAGATTCCATTATGGCTTGCCATAGCTGGTTATGTGACTATAGCAATTATATCTGCTGCAACACTTCCCCATATATTTCATCAGCTCAAATGGTACTACATTGTTGTTATTTACATCATAGCACCACCATTAGCCTTTTGCAATGCTTATGGTTGTGGGCTGACAGACTGGTCCCTAGCATCCACATATGGAAAGCTAGCTATCTTCACGATTGGTGCATGGGCAGGTGCTTCTCAAGGTGGAGTTCTCGCAGGTCTAGCAGCATGTGGGGTCATGATGAACATTGTGTCCACAGCATCTGACTTAATGCAAGACTTTAAGACAGGTTACATGACATTGGCTTCACCAAGGTCCATGTTTGTGAGTCAAATTATTGGAACAGCAATGGGTTGCGTTATTTCTCCTTGTGTCTTCTGGCTCTTCTACAAGGCTTTTAATGGTCTTGGAACTCCAGATTCAGAATACCCTGCACCTTTTGCTCTTGTTTACCGTAACATGTCGATATTGGGTGTTCAGGGGTTCTCGGCTTTGCCAAAGCACTGCCTCACACTTTGCTACGTGTTCTTCATTGCAGCCGTAGTCATTAACGGTATTAGAGATGCAGTGGGAAAGAAAAGGGCTAGTTATATTCCACTTCCTATGGCAATGGCAATACCCTTTTATCTTGGATCTTACTTTGCCATTGATATGTGTGTAGGGAGCTTTATACTGTATGTGTGGGGGAAGTTAAACAAGGCTAAGGCTGATGCGTTTGGACCTGCTGTAGCATCTGGGTTGATTTGTGGGGACGGGATTTGGACTCTACCAAGTTCAATACTCGCTTTGGCAGGTGTCAATCCACCCATTTGCATGAAATTCTTATCGAGAGGAACAAATGTAAAGGTGGATGGTTTCTTAGCGTCTTAA